A genomic segment from Nocardia cyriacigeorgica GUH-2 encodes:
- a CDS encoding NADH-quinone oxidoreductase subunit A, translating to MNTEVPILVLGAIATAFALGSVVIASLIGPKRYNRAKLEPYECGIEPTPHAVAGGPGNVTGQRFPVKYYLTAMLFIIFDIEIVFLYPWAVHFDSLGLFGLAAMALFIVNVSVAYAYEWRRGGLSWD from the coding sequence GTGAATACCGAGGTGCCGATTCTCGTACTCGGCGCGATCGCCACCGCGTTCGCGCTGGGCTCGGTGGTGATCGCGTCCCTCATCGGGCCGAAACGCTACAACCGGGCCAAGCTCGAACCCTACGAATGCGGCATCGAGCCGACACCGCACGCCGTGGCCGGCGGGCCGGGAAACGTTACCGGGCAACGCTTCCCGGTGAAGTACTACCTCACCGCGATGCTGTTCATCATCTTCGATATCGAGATCGTGTTCCTGTATCCGTGGGCGGTTCACTTCGATTCGCTCGGTCTGTTCGGTCTGGCCGCGATGGCACTGTTCATCGTCAATGTCTCGGTCGCCTACGCCTACGAATGGCGCAGAGGCGGCCTGAGCTGGGACTGA
- a CDS encoding NuoB/complex I 20 kDa subunit family protein, whose protein sequence is MGLEEKLPSGFVLSTVESMAGYLRKGSLWPATFGLACCAIEMMATGAGRFDLARFGMEAFRASPRQADLMIVAGRVSQKMAPVLRQVYDQMTEPKWVLAMGVCASSGGMFNNYAIVQGVDHVVPVDIYLPGCPPRPEMLLNAIIALHEKIQQMPLGVNREEAIRAAEQAALAATPTIRMEGLLR, encoded by the coding sequence ATGGGTCTCGAAGAAAAACTGCCCAGTGGTTTCGTGCTCAGCACCGTCGAATCGATGGCGGGCTATCTACGCAAGGGCTCGCTGTGGCCTGCCACGTTCGGGCTGGCCTGCTGCGCCATCGAGATGATGGCCACCGGCGCCGGGCGATTCGATCTCGCCAGGTTCGGTATGGAAGCCTTCCGCGCCTCTCCCCGCCAGGCCGATCTGATGATCGTCGCCGGGCGGGTCAGCCAGAAGATGGCGCCGGTGCTGCGTCAGGTCTACGACCAGATGACCGAACCGAAATGGGTGCTGGCCATGGGGGTCTGCGCCTCCTCGGGCGGCATGTTCAACAACTACGCCATCGTGCAGGGCGTCGACCACGTCGTGCCGGTCGACATCTACCTGCCCGGCTGTCCGCCGCGGCCGGAGATGCTGCTCAACGCGATCATCGCGCTGCACGAGAAGATCCAGCAGATGCCGCTGGGCGTCAACCGCGAAGAAGCCATCCGCGCCGCCGAGCAGGCCGCCCTCGCCGCCACCCCCACCATCCGGATGGAAGGGCTGCTGCGATGA
- a CDS encoding NADH-quinone oxidoreductase subunit C, whose amino-acid sequence MTAEDPRGGAGDEVIGVRHGMFGAAGTGDTSGYGRLIRQVSLPGGSAPPYGGYFDAIVDALRHALGEVGLDFDAAVEKVVVFRDELTLHVRRAELVAVARALRDDPALRFELCLGVNGVHYPDDAERELHAVYHLMSITHGRRLRVEVSAPDADPHIPSLYRVYPTTDWHERETYDFFGLQFDGHPSLTRITMPDDWRGHPQRKDYPLGGIPVEYKGARIPPPDERRAYS is encoded by the coding sequence ATGACGGCCGAGGATCCCCGCGGCGGCGCCGGCGACGAGGTGATCGGCGTGCGCCACGGCATGTTCGGCGCCGCGGGCACCGGCGACACCTCCGGCTACGGCCGGCTCATCCGCCAGGTCAGCCTCCCCGGCGGGAGCGCCCCTCCCTACGGTGGCTACTTCGACGCCATCGTCGACGCGCTGCGTCATGCCCTCGGCGAGGTCGGTCTGGACTTCGATGCCGCCGTGGAGAAAGTGGTGGTGTTCCGCGACGAACTCACCCTGCACGTGCGGCGGGCGGAGCTGGTCGCGGTGGCCCGCGCGCTGCGCGACGATCCGGCCTTGCGTTTCGAGCTGTGCCTCGGCGTCAACGGCGTGCACTACCCCGACGACGCCGAACGCGAACTGCACGCGGTGTATCACCTGATGTCGATCACCCACGGGCGGCGGCTGCGCGTCGAGGTCTCCGCACCCGACGCTGATCCGCACATCCCCTCGCTGTACCGGGTGTATCCCACCACCGACTGGCACGAACGCGAGACCTACGACTTCTTCGGCCTCCAGTTCGACGGGCATCCCTCGCTGACCCGCATCACCATGCCCGACGACTGGCGCGGACACCCCCAGCGCAAGGATTACCCGCTCGGCGGGATCCCGGTCGAATACAAGGGCGCGCGCATCCCGCCGCCCGACGAGCGGAGGGCCTACAGCTGA
- the nuoD gene encoding NADH dehydrogenase (quinone) subunit D, whose product MNNTDTHATGTDTDDLGAAHRQTSDQTPAPEPTTVTVGGQDWDEVAEALRGAGEERIVVNMGPQHPSTHGVLRLILEIEGETVTEARCGIGYLHTGIEKNLEFRNWAQGVTFVTRMDYLSPFYNETAYCLGVEKLLDITEQIPERATVIRVLLMELNRISSHLVALATGGMELGALTPMLFGFRERELILDVFETITGLRMNHAYIRPGGLAQDLPDNGVDKVRELLALLPKRLRDMEHLLTQNPIWKARTQDIGYLDLTGCMALGITGPVLRATGLPHDLRKAAPYCGYETYEFDIPTTTGCDCYGRYVIRVEEMKESLKIVEQCLDRLRPGPVMIDDKKIAWPADLALGPDGLGNSPRHIGKIMGTSMEGLIHHFKLVTEGIRVPAGQVYSAVESPRGELGVHMVSDGGTRPYRVHFRDPSFTNLQAVAAMCEGGMVADVIASVASIDPVMGGVDR is encoded by the coding sequence ATGAACAACACCGACACCCACGCCACCGGAACCGACACCGACGACCTCGGTGCTGCCCACCGGCAGACCTCCGATCAAACACCGGCGCCCGAGCCGACGACGGTGACCGTCGGCGGCCAGGATTGGGACGAGGTCGCCGAGGCCCTGCGCGGCGCCGGCGAGGAACGCATCGTCGTCAATATGGGGCCGCAGCATCCGTCCACCCACGGCGTGCTGCGACTGATCCTGGAGATCGAGGGCGAAACCGTCACCGAAGCCCGCTGCGGCATCGGCTATCTGCACACCGGCATCGAGAAGAACCTGGAATTCCGCAACTGGGCCCAGGGCGTCACCTTCGTGACCCGGATGGACTATCTGTCGCCGTTCTACAACGAGACCGCCTACTGCCTCGGGGTGGAGAAGCTGCTCGACATCACCGAGCAGATTCCCGAGCGCGCCACCGTCATCCGGGTGCTGCTGATGGAGCTCAACCGGATCTCCTCGCATCTGGTGGCACTGGCCACCGGTGGGATGGAGCTGGGCGCGCTCACCCCGATGCTGTTCGGTTTCCGCGAGCGCGAACTGATCCTCGACGTCTTCGAGACCATCACCGGCCTGCGCATGAACCATGCCTACATCCGGCCGGGCGGGCTCGCCCAGGATCTGCCCGACAACGGCGTCGACAAGGTGCGCGAACTACTGGCGCTGTTACCGAAACGCCTGCGCGATATGGAACATCTGCTCACCCAGAACCCGATCTGGAAGGCCCGCACCCAGGACATCGGCTACCTGGACCTCACCGGATGCATGGCGCTGGGCATCACCGGCCCGGTGCTACGCGCCACCGGCCTACCGCACGATCTGCGCAAGGCCGCGCCGTACTGCGGATACGAGACCTACGAATTCGACATTCCGACCACCACGGGTTGCGACTGCTACGGCCGCTACGTCATCCGGGTGGAAGAGATGAAGGAATCGCTGAAGATCGTCGAGCAATGCCTGGACCGGCTGCGGCCGGGTCCGGTCATGATCGACGACAAGAAGATCGCCTGGCCCGCCGACCTGGCCCTCGGCCCCGACGGGCTGGGCAATTCGCCGCGACACATCGGCAAGATCATGGGCACGTCGATGGAAGGGCTCATCCACCATTTCAAGCTCGTCACCGAGGGCATCCGGGTCCCGGCCGGGCAGGTGTACAGCGCTGTCGAATCACCGCGCGGGGAACTCGGCGTGCACATGGTCAGCGATGGTGGCACCCGCCCGTACCGGGTGCATTTCCGCGACCCCTCGTTCACGAATCTGCAAGCGGTGGCGGCGATGTGCGAAGGCGGCATGGTCGCCGACGTCATCGCCTCCGTCGCCAGTATCGACCCGGTGATGGGCGGTGTGGACCGATGA